One window of Thermocoleostomius sinensis A174 genomic DNA carries:
- a CDS encoding glycosyltransferase family 2 protein: MSPRYSIVLPIYNEEANLPELYRRLSQVINYLDGDAEILFVDDGSRDRSLSLIRDLHHRDPRICYLSFARNFGHQIAVTAGLNFARGDAIVVMDSDLQDPPELIPKMAERWQCGFHVVYAQRNQRHRESWFKRLMAYGFYRVLRHLADVEIPTDTGDFCLMDRRVVDLLNAMPERNRYIRGLRAWVGFRQTAILFDRDPRFAGPVKYTFRKSLGLAINGLVSFSRVPLRLSTYLGLVAAAIALLMAILVVYWRLFSPNSPLTGYATIVIVVFFLGAVQLISIGILGEYIGRIYEEIKGRPLYTLAEVGGFQEVNRCTLS, translated from the coding sequence ATGAGTCCTCGCTACTCTATTGTTCTACCAATTTATAACGAGGAAGCCAATCTCCCAGAGCTTTATCGCCGCTTAAGTCAAGTTATAAATTACCTCGATGGAGATGCTGAAATTCTATTTGTAGACGACGGTAGCCGCGATCGATCGCTGTCGTTGATTCGCGATTTACATCATCGTGATCCGCGCATTTGTTATCTCAGTTTTGCACGTAATTTTGGTCATCAAATTGCTGTGACAGCCGGTCTTAATTTTGCCCGTGGCGACGCCATTGTTGTCATGGATTCCGATTTACAAGATCCTCCTGAACTGATTCCAAAGATGGCGGAACGGTGGCAGTGCGGGTTTCATGTCGTCTATGCCCAACGAAACCAACGCCATCGCGAAAGCTGGTTCAAACGACTGATGGCCTACGGCTTTTATCGCGTGCTGCGGCATTTAGCAGATGTAGAAATTCCTACGGACACGGGCGACTTCTGCCTCATGGATCGGCGCGTAGTAGATTTACTTAATGCAATGCCCGAACGCAACCGATATATTCGGGGTCTACGGGCTTGGGTAGGGTTTCGTCAAACTGCGATTCTTTTCGATCGTGATCCGCGCTTTGCCGGGCCTGTGAAATACACCTTTCGCAAATCTCTGGGGTTGGCAATCAACGGTCTGGTGTCTTTTTCCAGAGTACCACTGCGGCTTTCTACCTATTTGGGACTGGTAGCAGCCGCCATAGCCCTACTAATGGCGATTTTAGTAGTATATTGGCGGCTGTTTTCGCCTAACTCTCCATTGACTGGCTATGCCACGATCGTGATTGTTGTGTTCTTTTTAGGAGCCGTTCAGCTAATCAGCATTGGTATTTTGGGGGAGTATATCGGGCGCATATACGAAGAAATCAAAGGTAGACCGTTATATACCCTAGCAGAAGTAGGTGGGTTTCAAGAAGTAAATCGCTGTACGTTGTCATAG
- a CDS encoding class I SAM-dependent methyltransferase has translation MQDEILKKEQVFHDRWAAAIDVEGIRVSDYFEACTAPENRFILQHLGDVRGKYLLDLGCGAGENSVYFASRGANCVASDYSPGMVEVALKLAATNQVTIQGRVINAMAIDFPDNTFDIVYASNLLHHIPDPKLTLQEMHRVLKPGGIACFWDPLKHNPIINVYRRMATDVRTADEMPLDIQIVDFIRSLFSQTLYDTFWLASLWIFLQFYLIERVNPNEERYWKKIIVEQQRLEKEYLRLETLDKVLKKLPFMKRFAWNLAVVAKK, from the coding sequence ATGCAAGACGAAATCCTCAAAAAAGAACAAGTATTTCACGATCGCTGGGCTGCCGCGATCGATGTAGAAGGGATTCGGGTCAGCGACTATTTTGAAGCTTGCACGGCCCCAGAAAATCGCTTCATTCTTCAGCATCTAGGTGATGTGCGCGGCAAATACTTATTAGATTTGGGGTGTGGAGCCGGAGAAAATAGCGTTTATTTTGCCAGTCGTGGAGCCAATTGTGTCGCGAGCGACTATTCGCCAGGCATGGTGGAAGTGGCGCTGAAACTGGCAGCAACAAACCAAGTGACCATCCAGGGACGAGTCATCAATGCAATGGCCATTGACTTTCCCGATAATACCTTTGATATCGTCTATGCTTCTAATCTATTGCACCATATCCCCGACCCCAAACTGACACTACAGGAAATGCACCGAGTCCTGAAACCAGGAGGAATCGCTTGCTTTTGGGACCCACTGAAGCATAATCCTATCATTAACGTCTATCGCCGCATGGCTACAGACGTTCGTACCGCCGATGAAATGCCCCTCGATATTCAAATCGTTGATTTCATTCGATCGCTGTTTTCACAAACTCTATATGATACATTTTGGCTCGCTTCTTTATGGATTTTTCTTCAGTTTTATCTAATTGAGCGAGTCAATCCGAATGAAGAGCGTTATTGGAAAAAAATTATCGTTGAACAACAAAGGTTAGAAAAAGAATATTTGCGTTTAGAAACACTAGATAAGGTCTTGAAGAAACTGCCCTTCATGAAACGGTTTGCTTGGAATCTAGCGGTAGTCGCTAAAAAATAA
- a CDS encoding HAD family hydrolase — translation MTQFDHAQPITGQSIHTASIAFIFDMDGTMIDNMAFHQQAWQQFLTSLGIEMTNEELDRHNHGTITEVLRRICGNHLTDAEVVELGNHKERIYRELYRPHLKLIAGLPAFLEQAKQLGIPMALATSAGKANIDLLLDGLKLRSYFDTAVGGDDVTFGKPHPETFLKAAQQLQRAPTQCLVFEDTLSGVEAAQNAGMKAIAVTTTLPPGAFQAYSSVQQTIEDFTTLQPSSLLKQFTMN, via the coding sequence ATGACTCAATTTGATCACGCTCAGCCTATTACGGGACAATCTATCCATACAGCTTCTATAGCCTTCATATTTGATATGGATGGCACAATGATCGACAACATGGCGTTTCATCAGCAAGCCTGGCAGCAGTTTTTAACCAGCTTGGGAATTGAAATGACCAACGAAGAACTCGATCGCCACAACCACGGTACGATCACAGAGGTGTTGCGTCGCATCTGTGGAAATCATTTGACTGATGCAGAGGTAGTGGAATTAGGCAATCACAAAGAGCGGATCTATCGTGAGCTTTATCGCCCTCATCTCAAATTAATTGCCGGGCTACCAGCGTTTCTTGAACAGGCAAAGCAGCTTGGTATTCCGATGGCCCTTGCTACGTCTGCTGGTAAAGCCAATATTGATCTGCTGCTCGATGGATTAAAGCTGCGCTCCTACTTTGACACGGCTGTTGGCGGAGATGATGTAACGTTTGGCAAGCCGCATCCTGAGACGTTTTTAAAGGCGGCTCAACAGTTACAGCGTGCTCCTACACAGTGTCTTGTATTTGAAGATACGCTCAGTGGTGTTGAAGCAGCCCAAAATGCCGGTATGAAGGCAATTGCAGTCACAACGACCCTTCCGCCTGGAGCCTTTCAAGCGTACTCGAGTGTGCAACAAACGATCGAGGATTTCACCACGTTGCAGCCTAGTTCCTTACTGAAGCAATTTACTATGAACTGA
- the fabF gene encoding beta-ketoacyl-ACP synthase II — MTSSDSGLKRVVVTGLGAITPIGNTLSDYWEGLLEGRNGIGPITLFDASRHDCQIAGEVKGFDPQAYMDRKEAKRMDRFAQFAVSASKQALMDAKLVITDLNAEQVGVIIGTGIGGLKVMEDQQEIYLSRGPDRCSPFMVPMMIANMAAGLTAIHTGAKGPNNCTVTACAAGSNAIGDAFRLVQRGYAQAMICGGTEAAVTPLSVAGFCACKAMSTRNDDPAHASRPFDRDRDGFVLGEGAGILILEELEHALSRGAKIYAEIIGYGMTCDAYHITSPVPGGEGAARAMQLAMKDAGVTPDQISYINAHGTSTPTNDSTETTAIKTALGDRAYQTAISSTKSMTGHLLGGSGGIEAVATVMAVANDSVPPTINIINPDPACDLDYVPNQSRSLPVEVALSNSFGFGGHNVTLAFKKYR, encoded by the coding sequence ATGACAAGTTCTGATTCTGGATTGAAGCGAGTTGTAGTCACCGGGTTAGGTGCAATCACGCCTATCGGCAACACGCTCTCCGATTATTGGGAAGGGCTATTGGAAGGTCGTAATGGCATCGGCCCCATTACCCTATTTGATGCCTCTCGGCACGATTGCCAAATTGCGGGAGAAGTGAAGGGCTTTGATCCGCAAGCCTACATGGATCGCAAGGAAGCAAAACGCATGGATCGATTTGCCCAGTTTGCGGTATCGGCCAGTAAGCAGGCTTTGATGGATGCTAAATTGGTCATCACCGATCTCAACGCAGAACAGGTTGGGGTAATTATTGGTACGGGCATCGGTGGGTTGAAGGTAATGGAAGACCAGCAAGAAATCTATCTGAGCCGAGGCCCCGATCGCTGTAGTCCCTTTATGGTGCCGATGATGATTGCCAATATGGCGGCTGGTCTAACAGCCATTCATACTGGAGCCAAAGGCCCCAATAATTGCACCGTTACAGCCTGTGCGGCTGGCTCAAACGCCATCGGTGATGCTTTTCGGTTGGTACAGCGGGGCTATGCCCAAGCCATGATCTGTGGTGGGACAGAAGCGGCCGTTACCCCCCTATCGGTGGCAGGATTTTGTGCTTGCAAAGCCATGTCTACCCGTAATGATGATCCGGCTCATGCCAGTCGTCCGTTCGATCGCGATCGGGATGGTTTTGTCTTAGGGGAGGGGGCTGGCATCCTGATTTTGGAAGAATTGGAACATGCCCTCAGCCGAGGAGCGAAGATCTATGCAGAGATTATTGGCTATGGCATGACCTGCGATGCCTATCACATCACCTCTCCGGTTCCCGGTGGTGAAGGAGCCGCCCGAGCTATGCAGTTGGCCATGAAAGATGCTGGCGTGACGCCCGATCAGATCAGCTATATCAACGCGCATGGAACCAGTACACCAACAAACGATTCAACAGAGACCACCGCGATTAAAACAGCGCTGGGCGATCGAGCCTACCAAACAGCCATTAGCTCGACCAAATCAATGACTGGACATCTGCTGGGAGGATCAGGCGGCATTGAAGCTGTGGCCACAGTAATGGCAGTAGCAAACGACAGCGTTCCGCCCACTATTAATATCATCAACCCTGACCCAGCTTGCGATCTCGACTATGTTCCCAATCAAAGCCGATCCCTGCCTGTAGAGGTGGCACTGTCCAATTCGTTTGGCTTTGGTGGACACAACGTCACTTTGGCTTTTAAGAAGTACCGATAA
- the acpP gene encoding acyl carrier protein, giving the protein MSKEEIFEKVKKIVAEQLSVDPGEVTPEASFANDLGADSLDTVELVMALEEEFDIEIPDEAAEGIATVQAAVDYIQDKVAA; this is encoded by the coding sequence ATGAGTAAGGAAGAGATTTTTGAGAAGGTCAAAAAAATTGTGGCGGAACAGCTCAGTGTCGATCCAGGTGAAGTGACTCCAGAAGCAAGTTTTGCCAACGATTTAGGGGCTGACTCCCTCGATACCGTTGAACTGGTGATGGCGCTAGAAGAAGAATTCGATATTGAAATCCCCGATGAAGCTGCCGAGGGCATTGCCACCGTTCAGGCTGCTGTCGATTACATTCAAGATAAGGTTGCCGCTTAA
- a CDS encoding ABC transporter permease, producing MFSYTLKRLLQAIPTLLLASILCFSIIQLAPGDYLDTYLENPQISQETIEQFRQQFGLDKSLIEQYWLWLTRVVTQGDFGISFAYQRPVSSLLWERVGATLLLSISSLIVTWAIAIPLGIVGAVHQNKQADRVLRFISYLGQGFPTLITGLLLLFFAQLTSPLFPIGGMTSINHADLTPLGKILDIGWHMILPTLALSITSFAGLQRLMRGELLDVLRQDYIQTARAKGLSENRVIYVHALRNAVNPLITLLGFEFASLLGGAFITETYFNWPGLGRLILQAFQAQDLYVVMASLMIGAVMLIVGNLLADLALKAVDPRIKLSEMD from the coding sequence ATGTTCAGCTACACCCTGAAGCGATTGCTGCAAGCGATTCCGACACTGTTATTGGCTTCAATTTTGTGTTTTTCAATCATTCAATTGGCTCCGGGGGATTATCTGGATACCTATCTAGAAAATCCGCAAATTTCGCAGGAGACGATCGAACAGTTTCGGCAGCAATTTGGGTTGGATAAATCACTCATTGAACAATACTGGCTCTGGCTAACAAGAGTGGTGACGCAGGGCGATTTTGGTATTAGTTTTGCTTATCAACGTCCAGTCTCGTCGCTGCTATGGGAGCGGGTAGGCGCAACCTTGCTGCTATCCATCTCGTCGTTGATTGTGACGTGGGCTATTGCCATTCCATTGGGGATTGTGGGAGCCGTGCATCAAAATAAGCAGGCCGATCGCGTGCTGCGCTTCATTAGCTACTTAGGACAAGGGTTTCCCACGCTCATTACTGGTTTGCTGCTGCTGTTTTTTGCCCAACTGACTTCACCGCTGTTTCCAATCGGCGGCATGACTAGTATTAACCATGCCGATTTAACGCCACTGGGCAAGATCTTAGATATCGGTTGGCACATGATCTTGCCAACCTTGGCCCTCAGCATCACTAGCTTTGCTGGGTTACAACGGTTGATGCGCGGCGAATTGCTAGATGTGTTGCGTCAAGACTATATTCAAACGGCTCGAGCCAAGGGCTTATCGGAAAACCGCGTGATTTATGTCCATGCCCTTCGCAATGCCGTCAACCCGTTGATTACCTTACTCGGGTTTGAGTTTGCGAGCTTGTTGGGCGGTGCGTTTATTACCGAAACCTATTTCAACTGGCCAGGACTGGGCAGACTAATTTTGCAGGCGTTTCAGGCGCAAGATTTATATGTTGTTATGGCAAGTTTGATGATTGGAGCCGTAATGCTGATTGTGGGAAATTTGTTGGCTGATCTCGCCCTTAAGGCAGTTGATCCCCGCATTAAGCTCTCAGAAATGGACTAG
- a CDS encoding adenine phosphoribosyltransferase: MDLKSLIRDIPDFPKPGILFRDITTLLRDPDGLRYTVDVMADHFADASIDYVLGMESRGFIIGTPLAYKLGAGFIPVRKAGKLPSDVYSVEYALEYGTDRLEIHQDALHPASRVLIVDDLIATGGTAGATAQLVQQVGCEIAGFGFIIELTFLEGRKSLPSDVPIVTLVQY, from the coding sequence ATGGATTTGAAGTCTCTGATCCGCGATATTCCCGATTTTCCCAAACCTGGTATTTTGTTTCGGGACATTACTACCTTGCTACGAGACCCAGACGGACTGCGCTACACAGTAGATGTAATGGCAGACCATTTTGCTGATGCATCTATTGATTACGTGCTGGGAATGGAATCCAGAGGCTTTATCATCGGAACTCCGCTGGCTTACAAGTTAGGCGCAGGTTTCATTCCGGTGCGAAAAGCCGGTAAACTGCCGTCTGATGTCTACTCGGTTGAATACGCGTTGGAATATGGCACCGATCGCCTAGAAATTCATCAAGATGCGCTTCATCCTGCCAGCCGAGTACTGATTGTAGACGATCTAATTGCCACAGGCGGAACCGCCGGAGCAACTGCCCAACTTGTGCAGCAGGTTGGCTGCGAGATCGCTGGATTTGGGTTTATCATCGAGCTAACGTTTTTAGAGGGACGAAAAAGCCTGCCGTCTGACGTTCCAATTGTTACGCTAGTTCAATATTAG
- the corA gene encoding magnesium/cobalt transporter CorA, whose translation MNLPIEVEEEDYFDYFYNEPGSIPGTLLIEDDAAPPVLFLIDYNEEGATRSKLNTPEEISPYLDSDSVSWIDVQGLGNEDVLRRLGKVFGLHPLVLEDIVNVPQRPKVEEYDKQLLIVLRMVTPKEDGKRFVSEQVSFILGDRYLLTVQEEPDYDPFGPVRERIRSNKGMICRHGADYLTYALIDAIVDGFFPVLEAYGEELETLEDDVVDNPSRATLERIHQVKRDLLGLRRAIWPQREVINSLLRDTTALMGDTVRIYLRDCYDHVVQVLEIIENYRELASSLMDVYLSSISNKMNEVMKVLTIISTIFIPLTFIAGVYGMNFNPELPGNMPELEIPYAYVICWIVMLAIAGALILYFKRRGWFDNFSGIKH comes from the coding sequence ATGAACCTGCCGATCGAAGTGGAGGAAGAAGACTATTTTGATTACTTTTACAATGAACCCGGAAGCATCCCCGGTACGTTGCTAATTGAAGACGATGCGGCTCCACCTGTTCTATTTCTGATTGACTATAACGAAGAAGGTGCAACCCGCTCTAAACTGAATACCCCTGAAGAAATCAGTCCCTACCTTGATAGTGACTCTGTTTCTTGGATTGATGTGCAAGGGTTGGGTAATGAAGACGTGCTGAGGCGACTTGGCAAAGTGTTTGGCTTACACCCCCTAGTCTTAGAGGATATTGTCAACGTTCCTCAACGCCCAAAGGTGGAAGAATATGACAAGCAATTGCTCATTGTTCTGCGTATGGTGACCCCCAAAGAAGATGGCAAGCGCTTCGTTAGCGAACAGGTAAGCTTCATTTTGGGCGATCGCTACTTGCTAACCGTCCAAGAAGAACCGGACTATGATCCCTTCGGTCCAGTTCGGGAGCGAATTCGGTCTAACAAAGGCATGATCTGTCGGCACGGGGCTGATTACCTGACCTATGCTTTGATTGATGCGATCGTCGATGGGTTCTTTCCGGTTCTAGAAGCCTACGGCGAGGAGTTGGAAACCCTAGAAGATGACGTGGTTGATAATCCTTCTCGCGCCACACTAGAGCGAATTCACCAAGTGAAACGAGACTTATTAGGTCTGCGCCGTGCTATCTGGCCCCAGCGAGAAGTGATCAATTCGCTACTGCGAGATACGACTGCGCTGATGGGTGATACTGTGCGAATTTACTTGCGCGATTGCTATGACCATGTTGTTCAAGTCTTAGAAATTATTGAAAACTATCGAGAACTAGCCTCTAGCTTAATGGATGTGTACTTATCTTCCATCAGCAATAAAATGAACGAGGTGATGAAAGTTCTGACTATTATTTCAACCATCTTTATTCCCCTCACGTTTATTGCAGGGGTCTACGGCATGAACTTCAACCCGGAGTTACCAGGCAACATGCCAGAACTCGAAATACCCTACGCCTACGTAATTTGTTGGATTGTCATGCTAGCGATTGCAGGCGCATTGATTCTTTACTTCAAACGACGAGGCTGGTTCGATAATTTTTCCGGCATTAAACATTAA
- the dxr gene encoding 1-deoxy-D-xylulose-5-phosphate reductoisomerase: MKAITLLGSTGSIGTQTLDIVAQYPDQFQIVGLAARSNVELLTQQIRQFRPQMVAICDETQLPRLQAAIADLTPQPLLLAGEAGVTEVARYGRSEVVVTGIVGCAGLLPTIAAIEAGKDIALANKETLIAGGPVVLPLVKKHGVKLLPADSEHSAIFQCLQGVPDKGLRRILLTASGGAFRDLPVEKLSGVTVADALKHPNWSMGRKITIDSATLMNKGLEVIEAHFLFGMDYDHIDIVIHPQSIIHSLIELQDTSVLAQLGWADMRLPLLYALSYPDRIATNWEPLDLVKAGTLTFRAPDHQKYPCMQLAYAAGRAGGTMPAVLNAANEQAVALFLDERIGFLDIPRLIETVCDRHHPHNQSQPTLDDILEADRWARQEVLVSSRQLANQAVSSHPTTVAS; the protein is encoded by the coding sequence GTGAAAGCGATTACTCTGCTCGGCTCAACAGGATCGATCGGGACTCAAACCCTAGACATCGTGGCTCAGTATCCCGATCAGTTTCAAATTGTGGGACTGGCAGCCCGCAGCAATGTGGAATTGTTGACGCAGCAAATTCGGCAATTTCGACCTCAAATGGTGGCCATTTGTGACGAAACGCAGCTTCCTCGGTTGCAAGCCGCGATCGCCGATCTCACTCCTCAACCCCTGCTGTTGGCTGGAGAAGCCGGAGTCACAGAAGTTGCTCGCTATGGTCGCTCTGAGGTAGTAGTGACGGGGATTGTTGGCTGTGCCGGGTTATTGCCAACCATTGCGGCGATTGAAGCTGGAAAGGATATTGCCCTTGCCAATAAAGAAACGTTGATTGCGGGTGGCCCAGTGGTGCTGCCACTCGTGAAAAAGCACGGGGTCAAGCTATTGCCGGCCGATTCTGAACATTCTGCTATTTTTCAATGCCTGCAAGGTGTGCCTGATAAAGGGTTACGGCGGATCTTGCTAACAGCATCTGGGGGCGCGTTTCGAGATTTGCCTGTCGAGAAGCTATCTGGTGTCACCGTGGCAGATGCGCTCAAACATCCAAACTGGTCAATGGGGCGCAAAATTACGATCGATTCGGCCACACTGATGAATAAAGGGCTGGAGGTCATTGAAGCTCATTTCTTGTTTGGTATGGACTACGATCACATCGATATTGTGATCCATCCACAGAGCATTATTCATTCGCTGATTGAACTACAAGATACGTCGGTATTGGCGCAACTGGGCTGGGCTGATATGCGCTTACCGTTACTTTATGCTCTCTCCTATCCCGATCGCATTGCGACTAATTGGGAACCGCTGGATTTGGTCAAAGCGGGGACGCTGACATTCCGCGCTCCCGATCATCAGAAATATCCCTGTATGCAGCTTGCCTATGCAGCCGGGCGGGCGGGTGGAACAATGCCAGCTGTGCTAAATGCCGCCAATGAACAAGCAGTAGCGCTGTTTCTAGATGAGCGCATTGGGTTTTTGGATATTCCTCGATTAATTGAAACGGTTTGCGATCGCCATCACCCCCACAACCAATCGCAACCAACCTTAGACGACATTTTGGAAGCCGATCGATGGGCCAGGCAGGAAGTGCTGGTGTCCAGTCGTCAACTGGCAAATCAAGCTGTCTCTAGCCATCCAACCACGGTCGCCTCATGA
- a CDS encoding protein kinase domain-containing protein, which yields MSRSTPQINSNQPLGGRYKVINQLGVGGFGRTFLAEDLHLPGHPRCVVKQLKPQFRSDDTLQMARRCFNTEAEVLYQLGNHEQIPRLLAHFEDQQDFYLAQEFIEGVPLTKELKEGRPWSEARVVALLQDILQVLTFVHQQNVIHRDLKPSNLIRRSTDGKIVLIDFGAVKQVSTAVYEPDTGETNLTISIGTQGYMPNEQLAGKPRFSSDIYAVGVLGIQALTGIHPKHLIEDEKGELAWRHRAGHAHPELMDILERMVRYDFRDRFPTAVEALVAMEQLPPAFNTVPPAFHAPHSEDSLETDLTYQSHHHSLPRTEASSSDLTVTGEDGASTAIWVQSSSEQAVPSTNRTGNFGRTDGAELNLEFSETSLTQAIDRPRRDPNIMIEVPTKLQKPAHSVLWIGLAAAVAAITTSVLVIALLPRMGPWMQNAGGRSPIPSPSESPAPPDLSSTNATEVYDYANQLMEQQQYETALSFYDRAIELSPDDAAAYAGRCEALNQLNSPESAIVACNDALAYEPDSVQALWSKGNALLLQNRTYEALSLYETVTEKDAKFEPGWVKRGVALQRLGRSSEALDALDQAIALERNSAEAWSTKGEALVNLQRYDEASIALDKALQLQDPNDPKTMELRQQVRAILNR from the coding sequence ATGAGTCGTTCAACTCCCCAGATCAACTCAAATCAACCTCTGGGCGGGCGCTATAAAGTGATCAACCAGTTAGGTGTAGGTGGGTTTGGTCGAACTTTCCTAGCTGAGGATCTGCATCTGCCAGGACATCCTCGTTGTGTAGTCAAACAATTAAAACCTCAGTTTCGCAGCGATGACACGTTGCAAATGGCGCGGCGCTGCTTTAATACCGAAGCAGAGGTGCTCTATCAGCTAGGTAATCATGAACAAATTCCGCGGCTGCTGGCTCACTTTGAGGATCAGCAGGATTTTTACTTAGCTCAAGAATTTATTGAGGGGGTTCCGCTCACTAAAGAATTAAAAGAAGGCCGACCTTGGTCAGAGGCGCGGGTCGTGGCACTATTGCAAGACATTTTGCAAGTATTGACCTTTGTTCATCAACAGAATGTGATTCATCGCGATCTAAAACCCTCAAATCTAATTCGACGCTCGACCGATGGCAAAATCGTTTTAATTGATTTTGGGGCTGTTAAGCAGGTTAGTACGGCAGTTTATGAACCGGACACCGGAGAAACAAACCTAACGATTTCGATCGGCACACAGGGCTACATGCCCAACGAACAACTGGCCGGAAAGCCACGGTTTAGCAGCGATATTTATGCGGTTGGAGTACTGGGCATTCAGGCACTAACGGGCATTCACCCAAAACACCTAATCGAAGACGAGAAGGGCGAATTGGCATGGCGGCATCGAGCTGGTCATGCGCATCCCGAATTAATGGACATCCTAGAACGGATGGTACGCTATGATTTCCGCGATCGATTTCCAACAGCCGTTGAAGCGCTGGTGGCAATGGAACAGCTACCTCCTGCTTTTAATACAGTTCCTCCCGCTTTCCATGCCCCACACTCAGAGGATTCCTTGGAAACAGATCTTACCTACCAATCACACCATCACTCACTGCCTCGGACAGAAGCCAGTTCGTCAGATTTGACAGTCACGGGTGAAGACGGCGCTTCGACCGCAATCTGGGTACAATCGTCATCTGAGCAAGCGGTCCCTTCAACGAACAGAACAGGCAACTTTGGTAGAACAGACGGCGCTGAACTGAATCTGGAATTCAGCGAAACTAGTTTAACGCAGGCGATCGATCGACCCCGTCGAGATCCCAACATTATGATCGAGGTTCCTACCAAGCTCCAAAAGCCAGCCCATTCGGTGCTGTGGATAGGGCTTGCCGCCGCCGTTGCGGCAATAACAACCTCGGTGTTGGTGATTGCCTTGCTGCCGCGCATGGGGCCTTGGATGCAAAATGCAGGTGGTCGCTCGCCCATTCCGTCGCCGTCAGAGTCTCCCGCTCCACCAGACTTATCCTCTACTAATGCCACCGAGGTGTATGACTATGCCAATCAGTTGATGGAACAGCAGCAGTACGAGACCGCCTTGTCGTTTTACGATCGCGCGATTGAACTGTCGCCAGATGACGCCGCTGCCTATGCCGGGCGATGCGAAGCGCTGAATCAACTCAATAGCCCAGAATCAGCCATTGTGGCTTGTAATGATGCGTTGGCCTATGAGCCTGACTCTGTTCAGGCGTTGTGGAGCAAAGGTAATGCCTTGCTGTTGCAAAATCGTACCTACGAGGCCCTGAGCTTATACGAAACCGTCACTGAAAAAGATGCCAAATTTGAGCCAGGTTGGGTGAAGCGGGGGGTGGCGCTGCAACGTTTGGGACGATCGTCCGAAGCCCTCGATGCCCTCGATCAGGCCATCGCCCTCGAACGAAATTCTGCCGAAGCTTGGAGCACAAAAGGGGAAGCCCTGGTAAATTTGCAGCGATATGATGAAGCGAGCATTGCCCTCGATAAAGCCTTGCAACTTCAAGATCCCAACGATCCAAAAACCATGGAACTGCGCCAGCAAGTCAGAGCTATTCTGAATCGATAA
- a CDS encoding DUF3386 domain-containing protein yields MADQMEARELMRAAYENRYTWDKNFPGYTADVTFKRGQQTNTGKVRVNPNLSVEVLDVADEQVKQEILGQLQEIAIHRVRRSFDETHGKNTFSLGKTDETGAVEILVGGKSEGDRYKVRNNEVCMVHRHIHGVVVTINTFSSHDTGEGYLSHRYDSIYHDPKTGEQKAPQSDFEDNYQKVGDYFILTQRIICSGEEDEETTDFSFSNIKLLQPAVVS; encoded by the coding sequence ATGGCAGACCAAATGGAAGCACGTGAATTAATGCGAGCCGCATACGAGAATCGGTATACCTGGGACAAAAACTTCCCTGGTTACACAGCTGATGTCACCTTCAAACGCGGTCAACAAACCAATACTGGCAAGGTGCGCGTCAATCCGAATCTCAGTGTTGAAGTATTAGACGTGGCGGATGAGCAAGTTAAGCAAGAGATTTTAGGTCAGTTGCAAGAAATTGCGATTCACCGAGTGCGTCGCTCGTTCGATGAGACTCATGGCAAAAATACCTTTTCCCTTGGCAAAACCGATGAGACGGGGGCTGTCGAAATCCTCGTAGGTGGTAAATCCGAAGGCGATCGCTACAAAGTGCGCAACAACGAAGTGTGTATGGTGCATCGTCACATTCATGGGGTTGTTGTCACCATCAACACCTTCAGTAGCCATGACACTGGCGAAGGCTATTTGTCCCATCGGTATGATTCGATCTATCACGATCCTAAAACGGGTGAGCAGAAAGCACCCCAAAGCGACTTTGAAGATAATTACCAAAAAGTTGGAGACTACTTCATTCTGACGCAACGCATCATCTGTTCTGGTGAAGAAGACGAAGAAACAACCGATTTCAGCTTCTCGAATATCAAGTTGCTGCAACCTGCTGTTGTGTCCTAA
- a CDS encoding NifU family protein, whose protein sequence is MELTSENVEKVLDELRPYLMSDGGNVELVELDGPIVKLRLQGACGSCPSSTMTLRMGIERKLRESIPEIAEVEQVL, encoded by the coding sequence ATGGAACTCACTTCTGAAAACGTCGAAAAAGTTTTAGACGAACTGCGACCTTACCTAATGTCCGACGGCGGCAATGTGGAATTGGTTGAATTGGATGGCCCCATCGTGAAGCTGCGCTTGCAGGGAGCTTGTGGTTCTTGCCCCAGTTCAACTATGACCCTGAGAATGGGCATTGAGCGCAAGCTCAGAGAATCAATTCCAGAAATTGCCGAGGTTGAGCAAGTGCTGTAG